The following DNA comes from Strigops habroptila isolate Jane unplaced genomic scaffold, bStrHab1.2.pri NW_022045626.1_ctg1, whole genome shotgun sequence.
CTTCCTCAACTGAGCCGCCTGGCACccaagggtgctggggggggggaagcgggggctggggaggagatCTGGACGTAGTTATGGAGTCCCAGAGGTGTCTATAGGCCATGGGGAGTGATTCAGAGTCATAgggaggtggtggggaggagATATGGAGGTGGTCTTGAAGTCCTTGAGATACCTGCAGCCAATAGGGAGTGATGGAGCTGGGATATAGAGGTAGTTACGATGTCCTCGAGGTGCCTACAGACAATGGGGAGCAAGAAACAGCCatggggaggtggtggggaggagTTAAGGGGGTGGTCTTGAGGTCCTTGAGATATCTCCAGCCAATAGGGAGGAGATGTGGAGGTATTTATGAAGTCCTGGAGGAGTCTACAGTCAATACAGAGCAAGAAACAGCCGTGGGGAGGTGGTGGAGAGGAGATACGGGGGGTTCTTGACGTCCTTGAGATGCCTCCAGGCAATGTAGAGCAAGAAACAGCCATGGGGAGGAGATACGGAGGTGGTTGTGGAGTTCTTGAGGTGTCTCCAGGCCCTgggaggtggtggaggtggGATATAGAGGTAGTTACCAAGTCCTTGAGATGCCTGCAGCCAATGGGGAGTGATCGGTAGTCATAGGGAAGTGGTGGGGAGGAGATCTGGAGGTGGTCGTGATGTCCTTGAGATACCTGCAGCCAATGGGGAGGAGATGTGGGGGGTTCTTCAGGTCCTGGAGCTGTCTAAAGCCAATGGGGAGCGATGAATAGTCAGAGAGGAGATATGGGAGGGCCTTGAAGTCCTGGAGGTGCCTCCCGCAGCCAATGGGGAACTGCTACGGGGCGCTCACAAAGCCCTTGAGATGCCTCCAGCCAATGGGGAGCAAAGAACACTCAATGGAGACCCACCCCCAGCCAATGGGGAGAGGAGATGTGGGGCCTCCCGAAGCCCTCGAGATGCCTCCAGCCAATGGGGAAGCGGCTGGAGAAGGGACCTGGACCCTGCCCGGGGCTGGAGACGGGCACCCGAAGCCCCGGAGATGCCTCCAGCCCCATCGCGCCCCTCTTTGGGTGCCTCGGGACACCCCCCCGGTGCGCTggggagcacccatgggtgctatggggcacCCCACGCCCCCCGGCGGGGCCCAGGGACCATTTTGGGGCCGTTTCGGGACCGGTTCGGGACCATTTTGGGGCCATTTGGGGCGGTTTTGGGGCCATTTTTTGTACCGTGCCCGGAGCCGCGCCCGAGGCTCCGCCCACAATAAAAGAGGCGCCGCGTCCGCCAGGGGGCGCTGTGGCCGAGGCCACGCCCCTTTTCTCTCTATGGCTCCGCCCCCTTTCTACTGTGGCCACGCCCCTTCCTATGGCCCcgcccctctcctcctcccgccGCTCCCATTGGCCGCTGCAGTCCCGCCCCTTccctggccacgccccctcgCTGTGGCCCGCCCCTTCTCTATGCCCCTGTCCCCATTGGCTAAGCTCCTCCACGCTGGCCCCGCCCCTTTCCTGTGGCCACGCCCCCCCTATGGCGCTGCCCAATCCCAGCCCCGGCTTTCCCCTTTGGCCCCGCCCCTTTTGCCGTGGCCGCGCTCCCATTGGCGGAGCGGCCGCTGCCCGCGCGCGGGAAGGGGCGGGGCCGGAAGCGGAAGCGCTGCTcggggctggcggcggcggcgcggaggTAACGGGGCGGCCGCTTGTGGGGCCAAAGGGGCGGTTGTGGGGCAGATGTGGGGCCAAagggggggctatggggcagctgtggggcgggggggggcagtTATGAGGTCAGAGGGGGactatggggctgggggggggcagaTATGGGGCCAAAGGGGCAGTTATGGGTCCAAAgtgggggctatggggctgggggggggcagtTGTGGGGCCAAAGGAGGggttatggggctgggggagcagtTATGAGGCCAGAGGGGGACTATGGGGCAGCTATGCGGCTGGGGGGGGCAGATGTGGGGCCAAAGGGGTacttatggggctggggggggcagtTATGGGTCCAAAgtgggggctatggggcagctttggggctgggggtggcAGTTGTGGGGCCAGaggggggcaatggggctggggggcggCTCTtgtggggcagagctgagctgtggggCACAGATGAACCTGGAGCGTGTGTCCAATGAGGACAAGCTGGAGCTGTGCCGCAAGTACTACCTGGGTGAGCCCTATAGCGCCCTATAGGTACCTATAGAGACCCACAGAACTCCATAGGTGCCCTATAGATACCCACAGTACCCTATAGGTGCCCCATAGGCACCTCCAGTACCCTGTAGCTGCCTTACAGATACCTCTTGTGCCCCATACTCCATCTATAAGTGCCCCATAAACACCTATAGGacccttgtaggcccccataacccccttttccccccccataaccccccataggCCCCCTATAGGCCCCTATAGCAGCTATTCCATAGGGGGCTTTGCGTTGCTGCCCTTCCTGTGGCTGGTGAACGTAGTCTGGTTCTTCCGCGAGGCCTTCGTGGCCCCCCCCTATGGGGAGCAGCCGCTCATACGCCGCTGTGAGTGCCCCTACAGGGGCTAtggggggtctggggggggcTATAAGGGGGGGCTaggggggtctatggggtgtctgggGGGTTATGTGGGGTTCTATGTGGTGTCTataggggtttggggggggctgtgggggggctatgggggttTTAGGGTGGTCTGTGGGGGTCTATAGGGGGCTATGGGGGTCTGGGGGGTGCTATaggggggctatggggtgctgtgggtgtcTGTGTGATGTCTgtggggggctataggggggGCTGTGGGTACCAGGGAGGTTCTCATGTTGACTTGGGGTGtccccccttttctcccccctttcccccccattTGCCCTCATTTTATTGCCTATATCCCCCCCCATATTGCCCTATACCGTCCTATATATGCCCTGTATCCTCCATATTCCCCCCGTTATGTCCCCTTATATATCCCTATATGTTCTTCTACATATTTTCGCTGTTTCTTTATATACCGCTCTATACCGGTATATATTCTCTATATCCCTTGTATATCCTCCTATATATGTTCTATGTATTACCTATATTCCCCCCATACACTCCTATATACTTCTCTCTGTACCCCTTATATGTGTCTGTATATGTCCTATACATCTCTGTATATCTCTTATGTATCTCTCTATATCCCTGTATCCCATTACATCTCTCTTATCTTCCTATGTACTATTCTATATTTCCTATATCTCTTTATATATCCCGTATGCTCTCTATATGCCTGTATATAATGTCTATACCCCCCATATACCTCGTATATACTCCTGTATACTACTGTGTATTCCTTATATCCCCTTATATATCCCCTGTACCCCCCCATATACCCCCCATATACTTCCTATATTCCCCTGTATACCTCCATGCACCTTTATATCCCCTTATATACTGCTATATATCCTGTGTAACCCCTTATATCCCCCCATATACCCTTATATACTTTctatatctctctatatatgtGCATGCACCGCTATATTCCCTTATATGTTCTTACATACTCTCTATATTTTCCCATATACCCCTATATCCCCCCTATATCCCCCCCTATATCCCCCTATATAATTCCATGCACTGCTATATTACCTTATATACTCCTATATACTATCTATATTTTCCCATATACCGctatatccccccatatccccttATATATCTCCATGCACCGCTATATCCCCTTATATACCCCTATATCCCCCCCATATCTCCTTATATATCTCCATGCACCGCTATATCCCCTTATATACCCCTATATATCCCCCCAtaccccccatacccccccaGACGTGCGCCGCTCcgcgctggggctggggctctgGGGCGTGGGGCTGGGCGCCTGGGTCGGGGTGTTCCAAACGCAGCGCGCCCAGTGGGGGCCGTGGGGGGACTACCTGGCCTTCACCCTGCCCCTCGGCaccccctgaccccccccccgaGCGGGGATCCCCCCCCGGGATCAAGGGATCCCCCCTCGGCATCGGGGGATCCCCCCTTTGGGACGCGGGATCCCCCCTTCGGAacgtgcccccccccccccgccgttGGAACGTGGTACCTCCCGCTACGGAGAGTGGCGCCGCCTGCTTGGAGAGCGCGACCCCCCCCATGGAGAGAGTGGTATcgcccgggggggggggggggccttgaaatggggggaaatgggtTAAAATGGGAGGAAATGGGTTAAAAAGGGGGATAATGGGTtaaaatggggggaaatgggggaaaatagggggaaaaatggatgaaaagaggaaaaatgggtCAAAATGGGGGAAAATGGGTTTAAATGGGAGGAAGTGGGCTAAAATGGGGGAAATGGGTTAAAATGGGGGGAAATAGGTtaaaatggggggaaatggaaggaaatgggTGAAAATGGGGTTAAaatggggggaaaggagggaaaatagGGGGAAATGGGTtaaaatggggggaaatgggtTAAAATGGGGGGAAATGCGTTAAAATGAGGCTTGAAATGGGGGAAATGGGTTAAAATGGGGGGAATGCATTAAAATGAGGCTTGAAATGGgtcaaaatgagagaaaatgggttaaaatggggggaaatgggtTTTTTACCCCAAAACTGGGGGGATTTACTTCAGATTTGGGGGGGGGCACCCCGTCTATGGGCTGTACCGTGGGCTTTGAGGGGGAGGGGGGTTGTGGGGACCCCCCCcgttgtgttttggggtgatgCTGattgtgtgtgtcccccccacaGGAGCGGTGACGTCGTGTGACGTCACATAGAGGACACGACACCCCCCTCAATCCCCCCCCTTTTAATGCGGGTTTGGAGCGTTCCCCCCGGCCCGCTCTGCCCCATTCATTAAAGCCGCTGTGGCTCCGCCCACTCGATGCTCATTGGCTGGGAGCCATGGGGGGTGTGGTCTCGTCTTGGCCACGCCCATAGTGGGTAAGGGCGGGGGGTGGGCGGGGCCAAGGGGCCCAATTGGGCGCCATGTTGGCTCCGGAGTCCCTCCAAGGACTACATCTCCCGTCACCCCCCGCGCCACATCCGGGTCTCcgccctttcccttcccttacCGGAAGGGGGGGAGCGGCACTTCCGGCGTCCGCCGCGCGCCGTCACgatggaggagctggggctgctcagcGAGAAAGCGCAGGTGAGGCCCGGAACGGCGCCAAAGAGCCCCAAAATAGCCCCAAATCAcccccaaacagccccaaaacaccccGAAATAGCCCGAAATCACCCCGAAACagcccccaaacacccccaaacagcGCGAAATCACCCCAAAATAGCCCAAATCACCCCGGAACAGCGCGAAATCACCCCAAAAGAGCCCAAATCAGCCGAAACAGCGAGAAATCGCCCCCAAACAGCCCAAATCACCCCACAGCAGGGCGAAATCGCCCCAAAATCACCCCAGAACAGCCCAAATCACCCCAGAACAGCGCGAAATCAGCCCAAAATAGCCCCAAATGAGCCCTAAATCACCCCAAATCACCCTAAACTAgccccaaacagccccaaatCAGCCAAATCACCCCACAGCAGGGCGAAATCGCcccaaaatcaccccaaaacagcccaaatcACCCCAGAACAGTGCGAAATCACCCCAAAATAGCCCAAAAtcagcccaaaacagcccccAATAAGCCCTAAATCACCCCAAATCACCCTGAACtagcccaaaacagccccaaatcaccccaaaaTAACCCTAAATCACACTAAAGCAGccccaaatcaccccaaaacactgcAAGATCACCCCAAAGTAGCCCCAAATCACCCTAAACCAGCCCAAGTCACCCCAAAATAGCCCAAGTCACTCCAAAACAGCTCTAAATCACACTAAGCCAGccccaaatcaccccaaaacagccctAAATCTGCCCAAATCACCCCAAAATCACCTTAAAATACGctcaaacaccccaaaacagccaaaaatcagccccaaacaccccaacctcagcccagcccagccccaaaTCACTCTAAACcagccccaaacaccccaaaacgCACCTGAGCCCCCTTCAACCCCCCCCGAGTCCCCCCCCATTGACACCCCCCTTATCCCACCTATGGGTGCCCCCCATCTCTATCTGCCCCCCATTGTGTGACCCCCCCtcccacccatgggtgccccctTTGTCCCCCCCCCACAGGAGGAGCTCCCGGCTCTGGCcaccccccggcccccccccggATTGTCCTTCCTGGTGCCGGAGCCCGAGGACCTGGAGGACCTGTACAGCCGCTACAAGGTGGGGGGCGatggggggcagtggggtgGGGGCACACAGGCAGCACCCCTGGACCCATAAGTGTCACCATGGAAGGTATTGGAGGAGATGGAGGTGGACATCAATGGGGTGGAGACATCAATGGGGTGGTGAAGCTCAATGGGGTTGGGCTGGAGGCATCAGTGGGGTGGAGAAGCTCAATGGGGTGGAGAAGCTCCATGGTGAGGGGATGGAAGCATCAATGGGGTGGAGAAGCTCAATGGGGATGTGCTGGAGGCATCAATGGGGTGGAGAAGCTCCATGATGAGGGGATGGAAGCATCAATGGGGTAGAGAAGCTCAATGGGGATGGGCTGGAGGCATCAATGGGGTGGAGAAGCTCCATGGTGAGGGGCTGCATGCATCAGTGGGGTGGAGAAGCTCAAAGGGGATGGGCTGGAGGCATCAATGGGGTGGAGAAGCTCAATGGGGATGGGCTGGAGGCATCAATGGGGTGGAGAAGCTCAATGGCAATGGGGTGGAGAAGTTCAATGGGGATGGGCTGGAGGCATCAATGGGGTGGAGAAGCTCAAtggtgaggggctggggctgtcTGTGGGGTGGAGAAGCTCCgtggtgaggggctggggctgtccGTGGGGTGGCGAAGCTCCGTGGTGGGGGGCTGGGGCCGTCCGTGGGGCTGAGGGGGCCGCTGCCCcgcagaagctgcagcaggagctggagttCCTGGAGGTGCAGGAGGAGTACATCAAGGACGAGCAGAAGAACCTGAAGAAGGAGTTCCTGCACGCGCAGGAGGAGGTGAAGCGCATCCAGAGCATCCCCCTCGTCATCGGCCAGTTCCTGGAGGCCGTGGACCAGAACACGGCCATCGTGGGCTCCACCACCGGTGAGGGCACCGGGGGGCAGCCCCATGGGCAGCGGTGGGCACGGAGCCATAGATCAGCACCATGGACAGCGGTGGGGTGGACACAGCCCCATGGACGGGGTGGGCAGAGACCCATAGATCAGCACCATGGACAGGGGTGGGCAGGGGCCCATGGATCAGCCCCATGGATAGGGGTGGGGTGGGCAGAGACCCATAGATCAGCCCCATGGACAGGGGTGGGGTGGGCAGAGACCCATAGATCAGCCCCATGGATAGGTTGGGGTGGGCATGGCCCCATAGATAGAGGTGGTGGGATGGACACAGCCCCATAGATAGAAGTGGTGGGATGAACATGGCCCCATAGATCAGCCCCATGGACAGGGGGTAGTGGGATGGACACAGCCCTATGGATCAGCCCCATGGACAAGGGCTGGTGGGATGGACATAGCCCCATAGATACAGGGTGGTGGCATGAGCATAGCCCCATAGATCAGCCCCATGGACAAGGGAGTGCTGGGGTGGACATAGGTCCATAGATCAGCCCCATGGACAAAGGGCAGTGGTATGGACATGGAGGGGTTGGAGGTGCCCATGGGGCggtggggacatggggctggaCAGGAGGGGCTGGAGGTGCCCATGGGGcgatggggacatggggctggaCAGGAGGGGCTGGAGGTGCCCATGGGGcgatggggacatggggctggaCAGGAGGGGCTGGAGGTGCCCATGGGGcgatggggacatggggctggaCAGGAGGGGCTGGAGGTGCCCATGGGGCGATGGGGCTGGACAGGAGGGGCTGGAGGTGCCCATGGGGcgatggggacatggggctggaCAGGAGGGGCTGGAGGTGCCCGTGGGGGGGTTGGACGCGGTGGGGCTGGACAGGAAGGGTTGGAGGTGCCCATGGGGGGGTTGGATGCGGTGGGGCTGGACAGGAGGGGCTGGAGGTGCCCGTGGGGGGGTTGGACGCGGTGGGGCTGGACAGGAAGGGTTGGAGGTGCCCATGGGGCAGTTGGACGCGGTGGGGCCCTGGAGCTGCCCATCAGCCACCAGCGCCGCTGGGGACCcgcagcaggagcagccccgTCCCTTGGAGCCCCCCTtgagcagcttctcctgcaggTTCCAACTACTACGTGCGCATCCTGAGCACCATCGACCGCGAGCTGCTGAAGCCCAACGCCTCGGTGGCCCTGCACAAGCACAGCAACGCGCTGGTGGACGTGCTGCCCCCCGAGGCCGACAGCAGCATCATGATGCTCACCTCAGGTGGGGCCTCCCCGGCCACCACGGACGTGCTGGGGGCACCAGCGGGGCTTCGCGGGGGGAGAGAGTAGGGGGGAGATGGTCAAAAGTGGAGGTGGAGCGAGGTGGAGATGGGTGGGGGGGCTCCATCCATGCCCA
Coding sequences within:
- the PSENEN gene encoding gamma-secretase subunit PEN-2, translating into MNLERVSNEDKLELCRKYYLGGFALLPFLWLVNVVWFFREAFVAPPYGEQPLIRRYVRRSALGLGLWGVGLGAWVGVFQTQRAQWGPWGDYLAFTLPLGTP